In Trachemys scripta elegans isolate TJP31775 chromosome 13, CAS_Tse_1.0, whole genome shotgun sequence, the sequence AGGTATAGTGTGCTAGAATTCCAATCATTCTGGAAGTTTTTAAAGGGGAGAAATAATATTAGCAGGTAGGTAACCTCTGCATTATCTAAAACTGGAGCCCACTTGGCATGAAATCAGTTCACAAAGATCATTTAAGAACTATTTCACATTGTTTAAAGAGAAACTagtctttaaataatgttaaTTAAAACTTTGATTTAACTTTGATATTCACTGACGAAAAGGACCCTCTGTCTCCTAGGAAATAACATCTTTGATCTGTCCGTTTAATGTAGAATCTTTGATGATTTAGGTTTTTTCTCCCCTGTGCTGTTTCAGTGAGCTATTctcttttggaaaaaataaatgcatttgtaGGTTGAAAGCAGAGTTGCAATTTTAGCTGCCAGAATTGGGGCGGGGGGCATTCAGAATGACTCtcctacccagggccggctccaggcaccagcttaacaagcaggtgcttggggcggccaagggagaggggcggtatgtgcagcaattcgggggcggcaggtccctcactccctctaggagcgaaggacctgccgccgaactgccgccaccgatgatcgcggcttttttttttattttcccaattgcttggggcggcagaaatgctggagccggccctgctcctaccTCCGATCACTAAAGCcactttttttaattctttcatttAGACTAACCTCATATCATCAGAGGTGGAAGcgctagggccagattctgctctccatGACACAAGTGTAAATTGTGAAGAGCTCCAATAGAATGTTTAATCAGTGTAATACACAGCATGATCTTGCCCAAAATATGTCTGATTGCTGTCTAGCCTCCTCACCATCCAACTGAGGGGTATAGATGCTCAGAGATGCAATCTAAAAAATTTTCTTTGATGCTTTTTTATGGCCCCAGTACATCATATGTTGAGGCCCCCTTTTTACAATCTCTGCCTCTCTAAATAAACACAACATCTACCATACTGTATTGACTACAAAACACAGTGCTTCAGACTTGAacatactgggccagatcttcatttGGTGTAAATCATTATACAACTACTTACACAAGCTGGGGCTCAGTTAGGTAAAACCAGTGGATGCTGGTGTGGAGGGGCACCAACACAGTGGGAGCTCTGGAATGGCACAACTGTCCTGGAACTTCCCATTGGGCTGGGGTCATGGTCCTGAAACCTCCCTGCCCCGCAAGGGGTGCAAGCAAGGAACAATCCCTGAGCTTAGGAGACTGCAAAGCCTGACGTTCTGGCTGGCGATGTATGGGAATGGGGCCAGACTTAAGGTGGGAAAGTTGCCCATCTTCCCCACCATTCCCATCCCTTAGCATACCTGCAGTTGATGACGGATTTAAAGGACAATccaatggtgtaaatcaggggtcggcaacgtttggcacgcggctcgccagggtaagcaccctagcgggccgggccagtttatttacctgctgccgcggcaggttcggccgatcgcggcccccactggccacggttcgctgtcccgggccaatggggcggcgggaagcggcgcgggcgagagatgtgctggccacggcttcccgccgcccccattggcccgggacggcgaaccgcggccagtgggagctgcgatcggccgaacctgctgcgtcagcaggtaaataaactggcccggcccgctagggtgcttaccctggcgagccgcgtgccaaacgttgccgacccctggtgtaaatTATAGTACAATTGGCACCACCATGGTCCCCGAAGTCAGAGGCATCAGCAAAGTGACATGTGCATCAACTGCATACCGAAAGGATGCTACCAAAGGAGCAGGGTTCATTGATCAGTGGGCGTGGGCACAGGAATTCTAGCAAAGCAATAGCTCTACTATCGATAAGGTTAagaccagctttctgtttaaagcttgactgttctaagtgctctaaaatctgtcTGGTTAATCAaattgccttgaaatttggtgtgcctcgtGGGGCTGTGAGGTAAGGGCAGTAATCCAAATTTGGGGCCATTTGATCAAGGGGTCCCAGGATACAGccaccaggaaaaaaaacagcTTGCATTCTGACAAAGTTTTGTTGCTCACAGATAGAGATCAAATCAGGGGTCAGATCATTGCACCAGGGTCTCAAACGCCCAACAGTACAAGGTACCTATGACAGCTagagcaatttcctgcaatatctttgttGATCTTACTATATTAAatgtatgtatcattgtgggtcagggattgtatgtaatttctCCCATAGAATTAAGAACTgaaagtgggggaaggaggagtagttaggcaaattcactcaggttgtaacatccCCAGAGAAGTACCACTACCTGGAAAGGCTCAGGTATaccagttcaaactggattccCCAGAGACTAACAGACAAAGAATGAagtttggataaatagcctgagtttaaactgatacatgaccttctttctgatccagcaaatggacaggaccttctgtccacaGGGGGCCTCAATCATTCCTGGGAGGTATTGGAAGGACTTCGGCCTACTGAgaccccataagactgatgggtgacctctggtaaggtGTTGCATGCATGTAGGAActcttattgtttttaatatgttttctctgtaatgctttcaccttaagaataaatatacTTGCTTCTaaaaagctgtgtggtaacttataactgctggcaattacatTGTTTGTAGCCTTCAAAGAAAAAGTGAAGCACAGATGACAGCCTGGTTAAGCAGtttggcttgctgggaataacacagagTAGGCAGGGAACCGCGCAGCCCAGAAAAAAAGCCCAGTCacgagggagagagatgtgggtctctacccaagagagatgatggctgaggagccagcagcctggagtGGGTGCTTTTAAGGGAccatggaggtggggggagaggaggataaATTACAATGTTCTTTGAAAAAGAGTTTGCTTCTTCAGCCAGGCTCGCGGGTCCATTTGTAACCCTAATGGAGTACACTGAGCATATGCAGAGAGACAGGCTAACTATCTGGGAAATTATCACCATGAGAACTTGGGTGGCTCTGAGGCGACTCTAACCGTTATTAAAACTAAATCGCATCCCAGGTACTGTGAGGTTTGAATCCAGCTCCGGGCAGAAATCTCAAGTTCTAAAAAAACCAGGAATATTGCTCCAATCTGCCTCTGccaaaggggagtcttgttttgGGGAATGTAATCTGCGTACAGCAGAATATTGAGAAGGTGCTAAAACTgtgttttggaaagaaaataaactaCAAACAAGCCAATGCTCGCTGGGAGGGGAGGGTCTgagccccactccctgtccccgtGGATACACCAGGCTCTGGGGGGTCCTGCCCCTCTATGGATGTGacaccccccatccctcccagccgCGTTTCGCGGGCCTCTTCCGCTTTGAAACACCCCTGTCCCGGGTGAAGCGGCTCCAGGCGGATCGCTGTTGGGCGGCTGCTTCGCCACCCGCTCCAGTCCGGCCGCAGAGGCCCCTGGTCGGAAATCTGGCCCTGCCCACCCCGCCAGCTCCCGGCTTGTGTGTGTGACACCGGCCCGGCTTCTGCAGCAGGCGAGGGCGGGGATCGATCGGGGCCTGCCCGCGGCCCAGGCCCGGCACCGCGATGGCCGGGGAGGTGAAGACCAAGCTGTCCAAGAACCTGCTGCGCATGAAGGTGAGAGGCggcagcgcggcgcggcgcggctcggggGCCGGCGGGGGAGGCCGCTAGCGCGGGGCGCTGGGGAGCAGCAGGCCGCGGGGTGGGGGGCCGATCCGAGTGAGGGATGTCAGGCGGCGTGTGGGGACggatcgggggggaggggagagctggcgGCCCTGGGGCAGAGAGTGGGGGGTGTATGGGGCGAGCTGCCCCTtgtgtatggggtggggaggggaggagggttatggggagagctgggggctcTGGGGCAGAGAGTGGGGGGTGTATGGGGCGagctgccgcttgtgtagggatgCGGAGGGGATGGCAGTTATGGGGAAAGCTGGGGGCTCTGGGGCAGAGAGTGGGGGGTGTATGGGGCGAGCTGCCCCTTGTGTAGGGATGGGAGAGTGGCccgagtggggaggggggttatggGGAGAGCTGGGGGTTCTGGGGCAGAGAGTGAGGGGGTTTGGGGTCAGGTGATGGGGGTGTATGGAGCAAGATGTCCCCTGGGGAGGGTTTGGCGGCAGTGGGGACTGGGGAGAGTTGGgggcgctgggagagggagcgAGGGAGGTCAGTTGGGGGGGGTTAAGGGGTAAGCTGCCCCCCTAGGGAGGAATGGGGGGTTCCCAGGTGCAGAGGTGATTGGGGGAGCCTACcctggtggcagagctggggctgtagGCTTAGGGAGCAAGGTTTGGGGTTGGTGCCCCGTGGGTGGATTGTGGGGCTGTAAGGCAAAGGCCTGGCATGTAGGGATGGAGTAGGGTATGGTATTTAGGAGGCTTGGAGGGAAAGAAGGGCAAGTTGCTCTGGGGTTTGGGGCTCATGGGAAGAGATCTGGGAGGATTCTGCACGTGGCATGAGACATGTGGGGGAGACAAAGGGAAAGATTGCCCTCCAGTGTTTGCGGGAAAGGGTGGTCACAAGGGTTCGCAGacccagaaaaatattttgttttaaattgaccTAGGCCCCTGAGGGATCCACATTAAGCTCTGTTTCACAAAAACTACTGCTCCTGCATTATGataaacaccccccccacacacacacacacacacacaccccccactgTGAAAGGATTGGGGAGTCACAGAAAGGAGACCATTCCCAGGGGTGGTGCAGATGGGGAAGAATGCCTCTTCAGGATAGAAGGGGAGATGACCTTGGCTGTGGGGAAGCTGAAGTAGTTAGGGCTCTCCAGAGATGAGCGGATAGGGAGGGAGTAGGGCATTGGGATTGGGGGGCTGGCATGAAGGCTGAGGGTGAGGAGGTGAGGATTTGTGTGTCTGCCTAGGCATTTGTACGTTGCTGCTTGCTGTTGTACTTGgaagtatggggggaggggataaaaGACTAAATGGGGCTATGCGATATGGGGTGATGGAAACCTGAGGGCATCTGGGGGCTTGGAAGGACATGGAGAAGAGCATGTTTGAAGGGTATGGAGGTGAGAGACTAAACACATGCAGAGCTAGATCACAAGGTGGCTTTTGCAGTGTAAACAGGGAAGAGACATGGCATTATAACCAGCACCCCCTTCTCTGCTACAGGCTCTTCCACACCCAGGCCAGCCTGTTCTGACACAGGACTTGAATCAAGGTGCTGTTTCTGGAATCAGGGCCCTTGTCCTGAGCCAGTGCAAAGGACACATGTCATCAGGCTTGTAGAAGGCATAGACACCAGTGGTGTATATAAACTAAACCAATGTATAAAATAAGCCACTGGGTGCTACGCTCATCTATGTAGATGAAAATGTGTAAATACAATAGAAACCAAAAACCTATTGTAAGTATTCTGTAGTAAATACGTAGTCTAGGAAAAGCCTTCTTGAAAACAGTGGTCAAATAACATAATGAGGGATGAGGATTAAATGTTCCTTGAGATTTTGAGTGGATGGAAGGGGAGATGGACTCACAGTGTCTGCTACTGTTACATGATTCAGGACCCAAACCTGGAGTCCTGATCTAGGTGGAAATTTGCCTGATTCGGGATTGGGTCCTGTACAGTAAATGAGGCCCTGGCTCAGCAAATTAGTGGATGAGCCATAAGTCATGAGTAGAAAATACCTGGCAAGGGACGTCCATGTAGAAACCTAGGGTTAACCACAACGATCTAATATGGGTTTAAATACAACTGTCCTTGTCTGCACTAAGggcaaaattgtattttaattttattagttAACACGTTTTCTACCACAGTACATTTTCCCAGGATAAACAAGGCCACACTTTTAAATTTGCCTTGTCTTGTTGTTGTCATTTCAAATTATGTTCCTCTTCATCTCACTAACTGACTTAAATATTTCTTATATGCATGTGgccacgttggtcccaggatattagacagacaaggtccgggtgaggtaatatcttttattgggtcaacttctgttggtgagagaggtgagctttcaagctacacctGAAGAAAACCTttctgtagcttgaaagcttatctttctcaccaatagaagttggtccaataaaagatattacctcacccagatTGTCTCTTGacatttttcttatttgttttggtttataAGGTCAGTTATGTAGTGAATGCCCCTCTTGTCCTTGTTAggaatttttaaagatatatataATTAACCCTTTAAGGAAAAATTAGCATCAGGTAATTCTAGCTTCACTTGCTCTCTTCACCAGTTCTCCAGCTTTCTCAGATGTTCATTGTTAGTGCTATAGAAATATACTAAACAACATGGCACTGGCAATGATGGCATTGGAAGGTTTGGCTAAAGAAAATCCATAGTTCTTCTGTGGTAACTACTAAACTGATGATATGAAGTTCCACTTTGTAGCTATACTACAAATACTAGAAAAAATGGCTGTGCTAACCCCTGATGAAATGGCATTTATAACACTGTCTTGAATACCACGGTATCTTCACTTGTAGCCAAATATTTAACTCCTTAGACTCCCAGAAGTCTCCAGTGGTTTTATGAactacagcaggggttggcaacgttcggctcgccagcgtaagcaccctggcgggccaggccagtttatttacctgctgacacggcaggttcggccaatcgcggcccccactggccgtggttcgccgtcccgggccaatggggacagcgggaaaccgcagccagcacatccctcggcccgcgctgcttcccgccgtccccattggcccaggtcagcgaactgtggccagtggggccGCGATCGGCCTAACCTGCCaggtcagcaggtaaataaactggcccggcccgccagggtgcttaccctgccaagccgcgtgccgaacgttgccgacccctgaactacagGGTTCCTGTTGTTTTGATCCAGGAACATACTGTGAACTACCTTCCTTATTTCAGCAAAATTTTGCATTAGCAAAACTGGGATTTCTTTGCTGAAAAACATCTGGAAATTCCTTTCTTCCCATGAGCTGTCTGTGCTGGCCTCTTTATCATGAACATAAATGCTCAAACTCTTTTTCTTtatatctttaatttaaaatattccctTTGCTTGTCACATTTGGTTGAGCTGCCTTGACTCGAAATATTTCCTAGCCTTGGATTTTGTTGTGCACTGATTTTTCTGGACAGTTCTCCTTTGACTGCTAGAAGAATATCCTATAACGGGGTGAACTTAGATCATtgtccctcccttctcttccccccccccccactcttttcCCAACTCATAAATGTAGTAGCATGAGAGAGGGATATTAATAAAGTACCGACCTAGTCATCGCCCTTGGAATTGTGAATCTAGCATCAAGTCCAAAGTGAAATTAGTCTCAGCTCAGTGGCTAATGGACTCTGGTTCATGTCGTGTAATGCAACACATAATTCAGTAGAGTACACACTGGCATGATTGATGCTCTCTCTGTTTCTGCAGAACAACACAGAAGCTGAatcaccattaattttttaaaaatataaatattcattaaatatttataacttAATATAGCAATGCCTTCATGGCTTGTTTGCTTCGTTTTAGTTGTGCTGTTCCTTTTTTAGCTTGTTATTTGGGGCCATAGTCCTTCAAAGTACTAAGTGAAATAAGTTTTGCAATCTCCGTTCAGTCCTCAGCTGTAGCAGAGTTCACTTTCTATAAAGGTAGCAGAATAATTAGCACAATTACAAGTCGCTGCTCACCAAAGGCTTAAATCTGTGTTTCTATGGAGACTAAACTTTGACCCAAAGAAACACTCAGCATGTTTTATGTGCTTTGCAATTATTgcaatctgtattttttttttaatcattttaaatgtaaGTGACCAGATATTTTTATCCAAGGGATCTTCCAGGTCATTTGTTTTTAGGAACATAATcaataaaaatgaacattaatTGGATGCTTATAATAAAATTTCTCCCATTGAGATTCCAGTTTCCTTGATTAACATGTTTTTCCACATAGGCTGCCTCATTTTACTCACTCCTGAGAAAATCCAGATACTGTAATTTTAAATGGAAGGCTATGACATGTTTTTGAATTctttcagaaaacaaaactcCATTTTCTTTACTTAAGAAACTCACACAGAGTTGGGTACATATagcagtaaaaatggaaaatgagaaATTAAGATGGCTTATCACTTTTCAGACTATGCTATAGaatgaatatataaataaacaaaattaaaataatacactTACTGTTTTGCATAGCCTGAAAAGTGATAAACCAATTTTTAATTTCTGATTgtccatttatatatatatttgtatgggGGTGAGGAAGTAGTGGCACATTGCAATTTCCATTCACAAGCCAAGCTTTGTCTACTTGGGACACCAAAATGATTTGTCACAGTAAATTGTGCAGATGTTTAAAATAGGGTCTTGCATGCTCTGCTATGCTTTGCTAGCATCTTCTCTGGTAAGGTTTTGATGTTCTCCTGGCTAATGCCAGATAAAGATTGCAAGTGTGATAGGGAtgtgcctaagggcttgtctaaatacAGGTTGTACTGCTTTACCAGTGCAGTTAGAGGTACAcctgtctccccttcccctcctcctacccctccctccccccgcctacTATGAATGCAATTATACTtggggctctaccaaattcatggccgtgaaaaatCTCCCCTGTGAtatctggctattgtaggggaggggcagggctaggggtgcCCCACTCAGGGGCTCCTACCATGCGCCAGGCTCCGGCTGCTAGTtccctctgggctggggagggacaggactttatctttccctgcagcagcccccgcccctcccctacTGCGGCATGGGGAGGTTCCCGGAGGTGAGTCTAATCCAGCCCTAGGAGTATCTCTTCCCCTGGCCCTCTCAGGACTAGCAGCAGGAGCCCAGCACATGGTGGGAGCTCCCGGTTGGGGCGCCCCCAGCCTTGCCACTCCCCAGCTCCAAACCTAGAGCTTGAGGTTTAAAGGGGCCATTGGCtggcggggggcggagggggaggtgAGAGGGGACCATAGCACCCCCCAACCATGGGCCCCATCCAGGCCTGTCCCCCCATAAAAGTGATGACACCCCACATGTCCTGTGTTCTTCCTCTCCCCCGACACACACAGTAGCCTTGTGACCCCGCATGACACTTTTTTGAGTTGGGACCCACATGGTTACAACAgttgaaatttcagatgtaaacatctgaaaccgTGAAATtgacgatttttaaaatcctatgactgggAAATTGACCAAAaaggactgtgaatttggtagggccctaattatactggtataaatgtgcttatactagtataacttATTCCCCTTGGGAAGAGGAATACGCTATAacaatataactgcatctacactaggggttgtaTCGGTATTACTGTGggtaaaaaaatcacatcccctaACAGACATATTTATACTGATAAAAAAGCTgtctgtagaccaggcctgaggcacCAACTCCATTCATGGTGATGTCAAACCCTAagcattaattttaaaagaaatgtttataGCCTTTCtcgttgtggagaaagtgaacctTCAACGTTCGGTCATGGTTTGGTCACTGAAATAGTTAACATTGACTTTTAATTGTACTCAGTTGGCACTTGAGTTAACACTTCATGGAGATGAAATGGGCAGCTCACACTTCTTCAAGCTATTGTTCCAATCTCTCTGTGAACTCCTCAAACATCACTGCATTATGCCATATCTACACTACGGTCATAGCGTAGACACTGCCTACAAttttcccattgctgtagttaatccacctccctgagtggcaTCTACACTTGGGGGTAGGTCAGCTTAAGCATAGCACTCAGCAGTGTGAATTTTTCTCACCCCTTAACAATgtagctaggtctacactaaaaacgtTAGGTTGACCCATTTATGTCTCTCatgggtgtaaaaaatccacgcCTGTGAACGATGTAGAtaatccaacctaaaccttggCGCAGAGAACACTAAATCGATGAAAAAATTCTTCCATCTTCTAGGTACTGCTTCTCaggaggtagattaactacagtgacaggaaaACCCGTACTGTTGCTGTAGCGAGTAGCTATGCTGAAGCACTCTAGTGGTgcagatgcagctgtgctgctgtagtggtttaagtatagacatagcctaatttttaagtgaagaccaggcctaacaTTCAGGTAACATAAAGGCTCTCTTTGCAGCCTTGTGGGctagaggctttttttttttttttatgaaatttgAGAATCTGGAGGACAAAGGGACTCCCTCAAAAGaatacagtaaaaaaacaaatgctAACCTGGCCTAAGCCAGGTCCAGTTTGTCCCCTGACCTCTTTATGTGGTGGAGTATAACCATTTGGCATCTGGTATGCAGCAACAGCTTTGAAATTATTAAATTTTCCTCAGTCCTTTGCCAAAGCTCCAGGCATTGCAGGATGGTAATATGCCAAGGAAGTCAAAGCTATCTCCGGTATTACTAAAGTGCTGGTCACCTGGGTATATAAGTGGTGATGCAACTGAATTTTAATATTGCAGTTATTTGTCTGTATGTTGGCAATTGCCCTAACGTTGAGTCAGGCAAAACGTcttaacatttttcatgaaatacTGCATGAACAATAAATGTCAGGCAACCTATTAAATAGTTGTAAATTACATTTGGGAAAAAGAAACTTTATGCAGAaaaatctttgtgtgtgtttctttcagTTCATGCAAAGGGGATTGGATTCAGAAACCAAAAAACAActagaagaggaggaaaagaagatAATCAGTGAAGAGCACTGGTATCTGGATTTACCAGAACTCAAGGAAAAGGAGTAAGTTTGTCATATTTTTTCATTATGTATTTCTAGACCACGGGTCGGccacgtttggcacacggcttgccagggtaagcaccccggcgggccgggccagtttatttacctgctgacacggcaggttcggccgatcgcggcccccactggccgtggtttgccgtcccaggccaatgggggcggcgggaagctgcgaccagcacatccctcgaccgCGCCagttctcgccgcccccattggcccgggatggcgaaccgcagcgagtgggggccacgatcggccgaacctgccacgtcagcaggtaaataaactggcccggcccgccaggtgtTTACCCTgacgagctgcgtgccgaacgttgccgacccctgatctagactatcTGGGAGGCAAAGCAAAGTGTTGTGTATTAATCCTTTTCTGTCCCAGAAACACCTCAAAAATAATAGTAACTCTTAGTGACCAGTAGACATTAGTAAAATAGATTGGTAGGTGTAGCGTACTTATGCGGCATTTTATTCTTAGGAACCACTCTCAAGGTTTATAAGTCCAGAGTTTGACCTACTTCCCCTTTTTTCATCTGTATGTTTTCCTGGTATCaatgtaattattttctttttagtgaCCAGGCGATTTAAtgctgcttttgctttttttttttaaaaaatggctgaaACCTTGTTaattaggccccaatcttgcaatcaAGTCCACGAGAGAGAATCTGGCTCCTGCatggagctccactgatttcattaaGGTTTCATGCAGGTACAGAGGTCAATCCAAGAATATCCAGTTGCAGAATCTCTAATGGAGATGCAATAATAAGGAAAACATCTTCTAGTAAGGTCACAAACATCCATTCCTGCCTTCTGAAGAGATGCTATAAACAAtaagaaaactatttttaaaatgtttattttatcctTTAAAAGAGGGAATTTTTTTAACAAGAGGGAGTCTCTTCTTAACATCTGGAGTTCAGAGAATTAATTACATGTGATTAAAGTGAATAAGGTTACTGATATTTAGTATTTTACGTGTGCAGGGTGGGGATGAGGAGGTGGAACACTTCTGCAGTACACGTATGTGATCATTCCTGAGGGCGGacttctttttgtttcttgttttgttcattaaaagagaaaagaaaacaatcttTGAAGAGAGAACCACACGGTTTTATTTCCTACAAGTCTCTACTAAGGCCAGCTCTACACTAGAAATTTGCTGGTATAAAAATGTCACCCAGGATGTGaggttttgtgtgtttgtgttttttgaggggttttgtttgtgtttttttggttGGATGGGTTTTTCAGGtctggctgggcagggggcagcggCAACATTTTGTATACCAGCAAATTTTTTCAAACATAGATCTGGCAtaagacatttaatttttttggttttgctttttattgCCTTTGGTTATTGTGACTATGTTAAGACATGCTGTTCAGACAAAtacttggttttgtttgttgtgCAGGAGTTTTATAATAGAAGAGAGAAGCTTTATGCCATGTGAAGACCTACTTTATGGCAGAATGTCCTTTAAAGGGTTCAATCC encodes:
- the MPHOSPH6 gene encoding M-phase phosphoprotein 6, translating into MAGEVKTKLSKNLLRMKFMQRGLDSETKKQLEEEEKKIISEEHWYLDLPELKEKESFIIEERSFMPCEDLLYGRMSFKGFNPEVEKLMIQMNSRYKKEEIEADDTAEADVSDEEMARRYETLVGTIGKKFLKKRDQRVLQDEDENSNMRPSKAKKMFLKPQD